In Deltaproteobacteria bacterium, the sequence GAGGCTAGGTCCTGATTTTTAAATTAACTATAAACAAGAGGAGGTGAGAACATGTCTGATGGATTAGATGTTATTATCGTCGATGACGAACCAAATCTATGTGAAGTGATCGCAGAGACCATCCGGAGATTTTATACATGGGGTGAGGTCATTCCCTTTACAGATGTCGATGAGGCAATATCGCATTGTCTAGGTCGTGATACCGGCATTGCCATATTCGTATTAGATGTATTTCTTGGCGAAAAAAGTGGATTTTATTTTCTTGATGCCATTGAGAAAAAATTTCCCTCAGCTCATGAAGACACGATAATGATCACCGGATACGCCAGTGATGATGTGGTAAATATGTGCGTGGCTTCGGACGTTAACCATTTACTGGAAAAACCGATTAAACCATACGCATTGCAACTTGCGGTTAGGGCCATAGTGGGGAAATACCTGAAATTTGCCAAGAAGCTCCTGCGAGATCCAGCCTTTGCCGAGAGCGTGGCAAGATTTTAACATGATCTGCCAGTACTACCGGTACGTTCGTAAGTA encodes:
- a CDS encoding response regulator, whose translation is MSDGLDVIIVDDEPNLCEVIAETIRRFYTWGEVIPFTDVDEAISHCLGRDTGIAIFVLDVFLGEKSGFYFLDAIEKKFPSAHEDTIMITGYASDDVVNMCVASDVNHLLEKPIKPYALQLAVRAIVGKYLKFAKKLLRDPAFAESVARF